The sequence below is a genomic window from Bacteroidales bacterium MB20-C3-3.
GTCGATATTTATTTTAGTACCGGAATTAACGATAGCCTCAATTTCATTCAGGATTTCATCCATCTCCAACCCCTTTGATTCAGCAATATCTTCCAAAGGCAATTTTCTGTCAATCCCCTGTATTATAGACACTTTAATTGCAGATTTATTAACTACTGATTTTACAACAAAATCTACAGGTCTCTCTATTTCGTTTTCAGTAACATATTTTGAGATAAGCTCAACAAACTCCTTTCCAAATTTCTTAGCCTTGCCCTCTCCTACTCCCTGACAATTCTTGAGCTCTTCAAGAGATATTGGATAATGTATTGACATATCCTCAAGAGATGGATCAGAAAAAACTACAAAAGGAGGGAGTTTATACCTCTTTGATACCGACTGTCTTAAATCCTTCAGCATCGCCAGGAGTATTTCATCGCCTGCAGAAGAGGATTTTGAGCCGCCGGAGACAACCGGCTCATCATCCGACTCTCCATCGGCGTACTCCCTGTCTTCAGCAAGCATTATCTCAACCGGATTTTCAAAAAATGCTTTTCCCGCATCAGTACAGGAGATTAATCCGTAGCGCTCAATATCTTTTTCAATAAGATGATGAACAAGAGACTGACGGATTACCGCCAGCCAAAATCTGACACCTTTTGATTTTCCCGCTCCAAAGAATTCTATATTATGATGATTGTAGGACTTTATTATTGAGTTGGAGACTCCTGCAAGAATATTTGCAAGATGCTCTGCTTTAAACTGCTCCTTCATCGATAGTATAAGCTCAAGAAGCAGAGCCACCTCCTCCTTGCCATCAAACATTTTTTTAGGGACAAGGCAGTTATCACAAGCGCCACAATTATCCTCCGTATACTCCTCACCAAAATAGTTCAACAATATCTTTCTCCTGCAAAGACTGGACTCGGCGTATGCAGCAGTCTCCAAAAGGAGCTGTCTGCCAATCTCTTGTTCTGAAATCGGCTTTCCCTGCATAAATTTCTCAAGCTTCTGAATGTCTTTGTATGAATAAAAAGCAATGCATTTACCCTCTCCTCCATCTCTTCCTGATCTGCCGGTCTCCTGATAGTAGCTCTCCAGACTTTTAGGAATATCGTAATGAATTACAAATCTTACATCGGGTTTATCGATACCCATACCAAAAGCTATCGTTGCAACAATTACATCAACATCTTCCATTAAAAATTTATCCTGATTGGATGCTCTGGTTGATGCATCAAGACCCGCGTGGTACGGAAGAGCCTTGATCCCATTAACAGAGAGAAGCTGTGCGACCTCTTCAACTTTTTTTCTGCTCAGACAATAAATAATTCCTGATTTACCCTGATTAGATTTTATGAATTTGATAATCTCTCTCTCAGTGTTAACCTTTGATCGAATTTCGTAGTATAAATTTTGTCTGTTGAAAGATGTTTTGAAAACCTTTGCATCCAGCATACCCAGGTTTCGCTGAATATCATTTTGAACCTTAGGAGTTGCAGTAGCAGTAAGAGCAATTACGGGAGCCTCACCAATCTCCTGGACAATGGAGTTAATTCTCCTGTACTCCGGGCGAAAATCGTGACCCCATTCAGAGATACAGTGTGCCTCATCAACTGCATAAAATGATATTTTTACCTGTTTAAGAAGATTAATATTCTCCTCTTTTGTAAGAGACTCAGGTGCAACATATAGCAGTTTTGTCTGTCCGGATAGAAGATCATCCTTTACCTCCTGAATCTGAGCTTTGTTTAGCGATGAATTCAAGAAGTGAGCAATCCCCTCCTTTTCAATGACAAATCCCCTTATTGCATCAACCTGATTCTTCATTAAAGCAATAAGTGGTGATATAATAATTGCGACTCCCGGCATCAGCAGCGCCGGAAGCTGATAGCAAAGGGATTTCCCTCCACCTGTAGGCATCAGAACAAAAGAATCATTGCCTGACATGAGGTGCCTTATGACCTCCTCCTGTTCACCTTTGAAGCTATCAAAGCCGAAAAATTGCTTAAGCTGATTGTGCAAAAACTCAGAACTGGTTTGCATATTTATTGTGTGTCCGAAAAATTCAAAATTTCGTTAAAAAAAGTTACCTTTGTTCCCCTAAGTTATCGAATAGTTTCATTTTCGCAAAATTTTTTACGAAAGAGACTGAGAGCATTGATGAAAGATTTTAAACTATACTGTAAATAAGGATAAATATGTCAAATTTCAACCCCAACGACCCGGGAATGGCGAACGGAAATTACTTCGCTCTTCCGTACAGCCTGGAGGAGTCTGAAATTGCACTCATATCTGTTCCCTGGGATGTCACAACATCATACAGGGCAGGAACCCACAAAGGGCCCGGAGCAATTATGGAGGCATCACTCCAGGTGGATCTTTATGATGTTAATGTTCCTAATGCTTGGAAGACAAAAATTGGAACGCTGCCTACCAGTAAAGAGATTGAAAAAGAGAACAAGAAATTCAGAAAAATAGCAGAATCTGTTATTGAAGGTCTTGAAAATGGGAAAGAACAGAGTGAGTTTGCAGGTGAGATTGAGAAGGTAAACAGAGCCAGTGAAAGCATCAACACCCTGGTTTACAACTCTTGCAGAGAGTTAATTGCAAAAGGAAAGGTTACCGGAATCGTAGGTGGTGATCATAGTGTCCCTTTGGGAAACATGAAAGCCGTTTCCCAACTATGCGATGAATTTGGAATTTTACATA
It includes:
- the recQ gene encoding DNA helicase RecQ, which encodes MQTSSEFLHNQLKQFFGFDSFKGEQEEVIRHLMSGNDSFVLMPTGGGKSLCYQLPALLMPGVAIIISPLIALMKNQVDAIRGFVIEKEGIAHFLNSSLNKAQIQEVKDDLLSGQTKLLYVAPESLTKEENINLLKQVKISFYAVDEAHCISEWGHDFRPEYRRINSIVQEIGEAPVIALTATATPKVQNDIQRNLGMLDAKVFKTSFNRQNLYYEIRSKVNTEREIIKFIKSNQGKSGIIYCLSRKKVEEVAQLLSVNGIKALPYHAGLDASTRASNQDKFLMEDVDVIVATIAFGMGIDKPDVRFVIHYDIPKSLESYYQETGRSGRDGGEGKCIAFYSYKDIQKLEKFMQGKPISEQEIGRQLLLETAAYAESSLCRRKILLNYFGEEYTEDNCGACDNCLVPKKMFDGKEEVALLLELILSMKEQFKAEHLANILAGVSNSIIKSYNHHNIEFFGAGKSKGVRFWLAVIRQSLVHHLIEKDIERYGLISCTDAGKAFFENPVEIMLAEDREYADGESDDEPVVSGGSKSSSAGDEILLAMLKDLRQSVSKRYKLPPFVVFSDPSLEDMSIHYPISLEELKNCQGVGEGKAKKFGKEFVELISKYVTENEIERPVDFVVKSVVNKSAIKVSIIQGIDRKLPLEDIAESKGLEMDEILNEIEAIVNSGTKINIDYYIRQTIDEDKTDDIYEYFRTEAVSDSLKEASDELGRGYTEEEIRLVRIKFLAEMGN